The genomic window CCGGTGCCGGACTCAGTTTGCCGGTCAACCTTTTCGTGAGGCGCCCGTTCTTGAGAAGGCTTACCTGATCCACCTGTTTCAGGAGATGATCGAGGCGGGCATTCCCATGGCCCACGCCGACACGCCTGGGAACTACATGGAAGTCGATACGCAACAGGATTTCGAGCTGGCTCAGAAGTATTGGAAAGGCGGTCCGTGAGGGCGTGATCCAGTTCAATTCGGAGATCCGGCCAATGAAATCCGTTCTCTTCCCCACGTCCGTCGTCGGCTCCATGCCGCGTTCGGACTTCGTCAAAGACCTGATCGCGAATGAAGCCGCTTTGGCGCCGGAGGAATACGCCCGGCGCATGGATGCTGCGGTGCGCTACATCGTCGCGGTGCAAGAACAGGCCGGTCTGGATGTCCTGACCGACGGCGAGTGGCGGCGCAAATCCTACATTGGGGTGATCGCGGAGCTGGCCCACGGCTTTGAGTTGAGCACCAATCCTCAGGATGGCCGGCCCTGGACGATTGTCGTGGAGAAACTCGCGCCCAAGAAGCCGGGCTTTATTGCGCAGGAAATGCAATTCGTTCGCTCTCTCACGCGCCGCCAGATCAAGGCTACTTTGCCATCGCCTGCCCTGCTCGGAGAACGCATGTGGGATGCGGGGAAGTCCTCCAAGGCGTATCCACGGCGCGAAGATTTTGTCCAGGACTGCGTGCCCGTGCTGCGGCGCGAACTGGAATTGTTGTTGAAAGCCGGCGCGGACATCATCCAGATCGATGATCCGCACCTCTGCCTGTTCGTGACGCCGGAGGTTCGCG from Verrucomicrobiota bacterium includes these protein-coding regions:
- a CDS encoding cobalamin-independent methionine synthase II family protein, which codes for MKSVLFPTSVVGSMPRSDFVKDLIANEAALAPEEYARRMDAAVRYIVAVQEQAGLDVLTDGEWRRKSYIGVIAELAHGFELSTNPQDGRPWTIVVEKLAPKKPGFIAQEMQFVRSLTRRQIKATLPSPALLGERMWDAGKSSKAYPRREDFVQDCVPVLRRELELLLKAGADIIQIDDPHLCLFVTPEVRAQYKYADQAADFAVDATNQVVEGVKGARLAVHLCRRAGARVRGEAQHQGGFERILPQLNKLQVQHLTLEFTAPGAGDFDVLRKLREDFEIGLGCVDVTPGRIDSPEVIADRVRQALRHIAPERITLNPDCGFAPGSGANVSIDEAYRKLCHEVAAAKLLREDFEGRGYDSVRR